A single window of Paenibacillus sp. FSL H8-0537 DNA harbors:
- the opp3C gene encoding oligopeptide ABC transporter permease, protein MGKPVQSYTGGDFELAGNSERVQIDHTYTSQSYGRDAFLRFKTNKGAVIGLVIIIIISFFAAFGPMMNEHTYKSIHIKHKSLPPRIEGLESFFIFNGAANGVKPYEQKGLTDVYYIFGTDTLGRDLWTRTWEGTRISLYIAVIAVAVDMIIGMCYGLVSGYFGRSVDNVMQRFIEILSGIPNLVIVTLLIVVLKPGFVTITLALMITGWIGMSRVARAQILKLKEQEFVLASRTFGAGHFRIIFKDILPNIFGQIIIMSMFSVPSAIFTEAFLAFIGLGIPQPMASLGSLISESFKSMTIYPYMLVAPVVVLALLMLSFNLLADGLRDALDPKMKES, encoded by the coding sequence ATGGGTAAGCCGGTTCAATCTTATACAGGTGGCGATTTCGAACTTGCTGGCAATAGCGAGCGGGTGCAAATCGATCATACCTATACGAGCCAATCGTATGGGCGGGATGCCTTCCTGCGGTTTAAGACGAATAAAGGTGCGGTTATTGGCTTAGTCATTATTATTATCATTTCTTTTTTCGCAGCCTTCGGGCCGATGATGAATGAGCATACGTATAAATCAATCCATATTAAGCATAAAAGCTTGCCCCCGCGCATTGAAGGCTTGGAAAGCTTTTTTATTTTTAATGGAGCAGCCAATGGGGTTAAGCCGTACGAGCAGAAGGGGCTGACCGACGTCTATTATATTTTCGGCACCGATACGCTGGGACGGGATTTATGGACCCGTACCTGGGAGGGAACGCGCATCTCCTTATACATCGCGGTAATCGCCGTTGCAGTAGATATGATTATTGGCATGTGCTATGGCCTTGTTTCCGGTTATTTCGGCCGCTCGGTTGACAATGTCATGCAGCGGTTTATTGAAATTTTAAGTGGTATACCGAATTTGGTCATTGTGACGCTGCTCATTGTCGTGCTGAAGCCGGGGTTTGTGACGATAACGCTCGCCTTAATGATTACGGGCTGGATTGGGATGAGCCGGGTAGCGCGGGCACAAATTTTAAAGCTGAAGGAACAGGAGTTTGTGCTGGCGTCCCGGACGTTCGGGGCGGGTCACTTTCGTATTATTTTCAAAGATATTTTACCTAATATTTTCGGGCAAATCATTATCATGTCGATGTTTTCAGTGCCGAGCGCGATTTTTACAGAAGCTTTTCTGGCATTTATCGGTCTCGGCATTCCCCAGCCAATGGCTTCTTTAGGCTCGCTTATTAGCGAAAGCTTCAAGTCCATGACGATTTATCCGTATATGCTTGTCGCGCCGGTCGTTGTACTGGCGCTGCTGATGCTGAGCTTCAATCTGCTCGCAGACGGGCTGCGCGATGCGCTTGATCCGAAAATGAAGGAAAGCTAG
- a CDS encoding IucA/IucC family protein, which produces MSQALLNQDSLSGPSIQRSEKESISRLLNAYLRESGQFEPSDVSFFHPEITKVVWLPHTNLGIYGTILHLSAGGHHVFGDHFYTEEDQQWKKSSLSEITHLVLDEISFVEEDSTSKTQKRTELEALIHNSQQRMYHYLAYAAEKEQEQGEKQLDFRYLEQALLCGHPFHPTPKSLQGFTVHDSQAYSPEFGASFPLHCFAAAPAYIAEDWLEGRTKEEQLAWIPPAMKAAAAAKLGAASSDYALLPCHPWQAEYVRSLAPVQNLLEQGLLVDLGDTGPLVYPTSSVRTVWNPEQACFYKLSLHIRITNFIRENTPEQLLRTLDASRAIDAIRGEYATGSFKLLLEEGYRTLRLPNAEPSLNEEIMSAFSMIVREAPEECTSAEEPPLVIASLLEVPPGHSEPLLFRAVRQALHPKQPDWTNWLRQYLHLSMKPLLHLYAETGISLEAHVQNAMLRLHQGMPATFYVRDLEGISINVEMAEQRGWINTLLREDSPVLYSEEQTRHRLKYYFFVNHLSHLIARISYYSGQEEQVYWAIASNVLHEIKHASSHALLHNLITDLLTSATLPAKANLLSRFHQRGETPLYVEIPNPMRIEVQ; this is translated from the coding sequence ATGTCGCAAGCACTATTAAACCAAGATTCTTTGTCAGGCCCATCCATTCAGCGCTCGGAAAAAGAAAGCATCAGCCGCTTATTAAATGCCTATCTTCGCGAGTCAGGACAATTCGAGCCCAGCGATGTTTCCTTTTTTCATCCTGAAATAACGAAAGTCGTCTGGCTCCCGCACACGAATCTTGGCATTTACGGGACCATTCTGCATTTGTCTGCTGGTGGACATCATGTGTTTGGGGATCATTTTTACACAGAAGAAGATCAGCAGTGGAAAAAAAGCTCCCTTTCCGAAATCACCCATCTCGTGCTAGATGAAATTAGCTTCGTCGAAGAAGACTCCACATCCAAAACGCAAAAACGGACGGAGCTGGAAGCTCTTATTCATAATAGCCAGCAGCGCATGTATCATTATTTGGCTTATGCGGCTGAGAAGGAGCAAGAACAGGGCGAAAAACAGCTCGATTTTCGTTATTTGGAGCAAGCGCTGCTGTGTGGACACCCTTTCCATCCGACTCCCAAAAGCCTGCAAGGCTTTACCGTTCATGATTCTCAGGCCTACTCACCAGAATTCGGAGCCTCCTTCCCTCTCCACTGCTTTGCTGCGGCACCTGCATATATCGCGGAGGATTGGCTTGAGGGGCGGACGAAGGAGGAGCAACTCGCGTGGATTCCACCTGCGATGAAAGCGGCAGCCGCAGCGAAGCTGGGCGCGGCGAGCAGCGATTATGCGCTGCTGCCCTGCCATCCTTGGCAGGCAGAATACGTACGCAGCCTTGCGCCTGTGCAAAACTTGCTGGAGCAAGGACTACTTGTAGATTTAGGGGACACAGGACCACTCGTATACCCAACCTCATCTGTGCGAACGGTATGGAACCCGGAGCAAGCTTGCTTTTACAAGCTGTCACTGCACATCCGGATTACGAATTTCATTCGTGAGAACACGCCCGAGCAGCTGCTGAGAACGCTTGACGCCTCAAGGGCAATTGATGCTATTCGTGGGGAATATGCGACGGGGTCATTTAAGCTTTTGCTCGAGGAAGGTTATCGCACGCTGCGTTTACCTAACGCCGAGCCAAGCTTGAACGAGGAAATAATGTCTGCTTTCTCTATGATTGTGCGCGAAGCGCCAGAGGAATGTACTTCTGCCGAGGAGCCGCCATTAGTCATCGCCTCCTTGCTCGAAGTTCCGCCTGGACATAGCGAGCCGCTCCTATTCCGAGCGGTCCGGCAAGCGCTGCATCCAAAGCAGCCTGACTGGACAAATTGGCTGCGCCAATATTTGCACCTGTCGATGAAGCCGCTGCTGCATCTATACGCAGAAACAGGCATCAGCCTGGAAGCGCATGTGCAAAATGCGATGCTGCGCTTGCACCAAGGCATGCCAGCCACTTTTTATGTCAGGGATCTTGAGGGCATTAGCATTAACGTGGAAATGGCCGAGCAGCGGGGCTGGATTAACACCTTGCTGCGGGAAGACAGCCCTGTCCTCTATTCCGAGGAGCAAACCCGCCATCGCTTAAAATATTATTTTTTCGTTAACCATCTCTCCCATCTAATTGCACGAATTTCATATTATAGCGGACAGGAAGAGCAGGTGTACTGGGCCATCGCGAGCAACGTGCTGCATGAAATCAAGCATGCTTCCTCCCATGCGCTTTTGCACAATCTCATTACAGATTTATTGACCAGCGCTACGCTCCCGGCAAAGGCAAATCTGCTCAGCCGTTTTCATCAGCGTGGCGAAACGCCCTTATACGTGGAAATACCAAATCCGATGCGCATAGAGGTACAATAA
- a CDS encoding ABC transporter ATP-binding protein, whose translation MSETVLSIRNLSISFQTASGLVNAIRGVDLELRKGETVAIVGESGSGKSVTVKAIMRILSSNGQINAGSILFHYEEKGKRVTHDLLKLSQKEMRSQINGRRIAMVFQDPMTSLNPTMTVGNQIMESMIIHLKKSRAEAHERALELLQLVGICDPEKRMKCYPHQLSGGMRQRVVIAIMLACDPEVLICDEPTTALDVTIQAKILELIKTIQAKTGISVIYITHDLGVVAKVADYVTVMYAGKMIEQGTVEEIFYDPRHPYTWGLLSSMPDMGSTNEKLYTIPGSPPNLLHPITGDAFAPRNVHALNIDFKLEPPMFKVTDTHYAATWLLHENAPEIEMSETLKARLGKVAKEMGSEWEEKQSYELLI comes from the coding sequence ATGAGCGAAACGGTGCTTTCAATCCGAAATTTATCGATATCGTTTCAAACGGCCAGTGGACTCGTAAATGCCATACGCGGAGTGGATCTGGAATTGCGCAAAGGGGAGACGGTAGCGATTGTCGGCGAGTCCGGCAGCGGCAAGTCTGTTACGGTAAAAGCGATTATGCGAATCTTGAGCAGCAATGGGCAAATTAATGCCGGCTCTATCCTATTCCACTATGAGGAAAAAGGCAAACGTGTGACCCATGATCTGCTCAAGCTGTCACAAAAGGAAATGCGCTCGCAAATCAATGGCAGGCGAATCGCCATGGTGTTTCAAGATCCGATGACGTCGCTGAATCCGACGATGACCGTTGGCAATCAAATTATGGAGAGCATGATTATCCATTTGAAAAAAAGCCGCGCTGAAGCGCATGAGCGGGCGCTTGAACTGCTGCAGCTCGTCGGCATATGCGATCCTGAGAAGCGGATGAAATGCTACCCGCATCAGCTGTCCGGGGGCATGCGGCAGCGTGTCGTCATTGCCATTATGCTTGCCTGCGATCCAGAGGTGCTCATTTGCGATGAGCCGACGACGGCGCTTGATGTGACGATTCAAGCTAAAATTTTAGAGCTGATTAAAACAATTCAAGCCAAAACAGGCATTTCCGTCATCTACATTACGCATGATTTAGGCGTCGTTGCGAAGGTGGCGGACTATGTGACGGTCATGTATGCAGGGAAAATGATTGAGCAGGGGACGGTGGAAGAAATTTTTTACGATCCCCGTCACCCGTATACATGGGGACTGCTGTCCTCGATGCCGGACATGGGCTCAACGAATGAAAAGCTGTACACGATTCCCGGCAGTCCGCCGAATTTGCTTCATCCGATTACTGGGGATGCGTTTGCGCCGCGCAATGTCCATGCGTTAAATATTGATTTTAAGCTGGAGCCGCCCATGTTTAAAGTAACGGATACGCATTATGCCGCGACATGGCTGCTGCACGAGAATGCGCCGGAAATTGAAATGTCAGAGACGCTGAAAGCGAGATTGGGCAAGGTGGCGAAGGAGATGGGGAGCGAGTGGGAAGAGAAACAATCTTACGAGTTGCTGATCTGA
- a CDS encoding ATP-binding cassette domain-containing protein — protein sequence MGRETILRVADLKQHFRVSKQYTVKAVNGVSFDIHKGETYGLVGESGSGKSTIGRTIIRLYEPTAGAISFQGTDISGMLKEKEQTLLRTRMQMIFQDPMASLNPRKKVIDIIAQGLDIHKLYRTKQERQEKVERILEKVGLSREHANRYPHQFSGGQRQRIGIARALIMEPGLIIADEAISALDVSIQAQVVNLLKSIQEETNTAILFISHDLSMVKYISDRIGVLHLGYLVETGTTEDIFERPLHPYTKSLLSAIPHANPLKEKTRITLSYDYADSGIDYARGVQQAVSATHSVLATEEDFSLWIGK from the coding sequence GTGGGAAGAGAAACAATCTTACGAGTTGCTGATCTGAAGCAGCATTTTAGAGTGAGCAAGCAATATACAGTCAAGGCGGTAAATGGGGTTTCCTTTGATATCCATAAAGGGGAAACCTATGGGCTCGTAGGAGAGTCGGGCAGCGGAAAATCAACGATTGGGCGAACGATTATTCGGCTGTATGAGCCAACGGCTGGCGCGATTTCTTTTCAAGGTACGGATATCTCCGGCATGCTGAAGGAGAAGGAGCAGACGCTGCTGCGCACCAGGATGCAGATGATTTTTCAAGATCCGATGGCCTCGCTGAATCCGCGAAAGAAAGTAATCGATATTATTGCGCAGGGGCTAGATATTCATAAGCTGTACCGAACCAAGCAGGAGCGCCAAGAAAAGGTAGAGCGCATACTCGAAAAAGTAGGGCTGTCACGCGAGCATGCGAACCGTTATCCGCACCAGTTTTCGGGCGGGCAGCGGCAGCGCATAGGCATAGCCCGGGCGCTTATTATGGAGCCGGGACTTATTATCGCCGATGAGGCTATCAGTGCGCTTGATGTGTCGATTCAGGCTCAAGTTGTGAATTTGCTTAAAAGCATTCAAGAGGAAACGAACACGGCTATTTTGTTCATTTCGCATGACCTATCCATGGTTAAATACATTTCTGATCGAATCGGTGTGCTGCATTTAGGCTATTTAGTCGAAACGGGAACGACGGAGGATATTTTCGAGCGTCCTTTACATCCGTATACAAAGTCGCTGCTGTCGGCGATTCCCCATGCCAATCCGTTGAAAGAAAAAACGAGAATCACCCTCTCCTACGACTATGCCGACAGCGGGATCGACTATGCGAGAGGGGTGCAGCAGGCTGTTTCGGCGACTCACAGCGTGCTTGCTACCGAGGAGGATTTTTCATTGTGGATCGGCAAATAA
- a CDS encoding peptide ABC transporter substrate-binding protein, with the protein MKKVKIAIALFSVLLLLAGCTSAKQGSGTTPASAESSSAPSESTTPEASPEALKVLNLGKDVELASMDSAIATDGLSFEVIAATTEGLYSIDENRVPQLALAEKVDLSEDGLHYTFTLRDAKWSNGTPVTAKDFEFAWKRLVNPETASEYSFIAGVAGLKNADAIIAGEKSFDELGVKAVDDKTLTVELERPIPFFNSVIAFPSFFPVNEAFLTEKGTEFALTPEALLANGPFKLKTWEVGGTTFYLEKNNDYYDADSVKLDGLNYKIIKDTQQSVLAYENGDIDYVALSGEQITSYQQSSEYQSVLTGYLWYLSPNQKVPGLENINLRKALSLAYDKTAVVDEILKDGSIAADFAVPQFLATGPDGKDYRETAGSYPSNNKEEALKYWEKAKAELGIDAIELELLFEDTESATLVSQFIQSEIETALPGVTFTLKSQPKKNRVELMYNGEYEVGLTRWGPDYNDPMTYLAMWTTDNPNNFGKWSEKAYDELADRVSRGDLASQPVQRWEALKQLEAKVLEQAVIFPVYQKGNAILIKPEVTGVNLGTIGGSISYKLADKQ; encoded by the coding sequence TTGAAAAAAGTAAAGATAGCAATTGCCCTATTCTCGGTCCTTTTATTATTAGCAGGCTGCACAAGCGCAAAGCAGGGCTCGGGTACAACGCCAGCTTCAGCCGAAAGCTCTAGTGCCCCTTCAGAGAGCACAACACCGGAAGCCAGTCCTGAAGCGCTGAAGGTGCTCAATTTGGGCAAAGATGTGGAACTTGCTTCGATGGATTCCGCCATTGCGACGGACGGGTTGTCTTTTGAAGTCATTGCCGCTACGACAGAAGGCTTGTATTCGATTGATGAGAATCGCGTGCCCCAGCTGGCTCTAGCTGAAAAGGTAGATTTGAGCGAGGATGGCCTCCATTATACGTTTACACTGCGGGATGCGAAGTGGTCCAATGGCACTCCAGTCACAGCGAAAGATTTTGAATTTGCCTGGAAGCGCCTTGTTAATCCGGAAACGGCTAGTGAGTACAGCTTCATCGCAGGGGTAGCCGGTTTGAAAAATGCCGATGCCATCATCGCCGGCGAGAAAAGCTTCGACGAGCTTGGCGTAAAGGCTGTTGATGACAAGACGCTTACGGTGGAGCTTGAACGCCCCATCCCTTTCTTTAACTCTGTAATCGCCTTTCCTTCATTCTTTCCTGTAAATGAAGCCTTCTTAACGGAGAAAGGCACGGAATTCGCTTTGACCCCAGAAGCGCTGCTGGCGAATGGCCCGTTCAAGCTGAAAACCTGGGAAGTCGGCGGCACAACCTTTTACTTGGAGAAAAATAATGACTACTACGACGCTGACAGCGTAAAGCTGGATGGCCTAAACTATAAAATTATTAAAGATACTCAGCAATCGGTGCTCGCCTATGAAAATGGTGACATTGACTATGTTGCGCTCTCCGGCGAACAAATTACAAGCTACCAGCAAAGTTCTGAATATCAAAGCGTGCTGACAGGCTATCTCTGGTATTTATCACCAAATCAGAAGGTTCCCGGCTTGGAAAATATCAATTTGCGCAAAGCGCTCTCGCTTGCTTACGACAAAACGGCGGTCGTTGATGAGATATTGAAGGATGGCTCCATCGCAGCAGATTTTGCCGTTCCGCAGTTTCTGGCGACGGGGCCGGACGGTAAGGATTACCGGGAAACGGCAGGCAGCTATCCATCGAACAATAAGGAAGAAGCGCTGAAATATTGGGAAAAAGCGAAAGCTGAGCTTGGCATTGATGCGATTGAGCTGGAGCTGCTGTTTGAAGATACGGAATCAGCGACGCTCGTATCGCAGTTCATTCAATCGGAAATTGAAACGGCGCTGCCGGGAGTGACCTTTACGCTCAAGTCCCAGCCGAAGAAAAATCGCGTCGAGCTGATGTACAACGGCGAATATGAAGTGGGCCTGACCAGATGGGGACCAGATTATAACGATCCGATGACCTATCTGGCGATGTGGACGACAGATAACCCGAACAATTTTGGCAAATGGAGCGAGAAAGCCTATGATGAACTCGCGGATCGGGTGAGCAGAGGCGATCTTGCCAGCCAGCCTGTGCAGCGGTGGGAAGCGTTAAAGCAGCTTGAGGCGAAAGTGCTGGAGCAAGCGGTTATTTTCCCCGTGTATCAGAAGGGCAACGCTATATTAATTAAACCGGAGGTGACCGGAGTTAATCTTGGCACGATAGGCGGCAGTATTTCTTACAAATTAGCCGATAAACAATAA
- a CDS encoding ABC transporter permease: MRNYVLKRLGLAVVTLLVILLALFLMLELMPGSPFNDEKITQAQRAVLDAKYGLDQPVLNRFVHYIKAMLSGDFGVSYVIQKNMPISAMLEARLPVSIQIGFQAVLLGTVIGLLLGIAAALKHNSLADSLTTFISVIGVSFPSYVFALALSYFLGWKLKWFPLLYSSAAPFVSTVLPTIALSMFTIATVARFTRSEMIEVLSSEYIRLSESKGVGSARLIIVHALRNALIPIITVLAPLVVALMTGSLVIEQIFAIPGIGSLLVTAIQINDYNVIIAVSFLYSMMFIAIMLAVDILYGVIDPRIRLAKGEKHG; this comes from the coding sequence TTGAGAAACTATGTGTTAAAAAGATTAGGCTTAGCCGTTGTAACTCTGCTCGTTATTTTGCTGGCGCTCTTCCTTATGCTGGAGCTTATGCCGGGCTCACCCTTTAACGATGAGAAAATTACCCAGGCGCAGCGGGCGGTTCTGGATGCCAAATATGGCCTTGACCAGCCCGTATTGAATCGCTTTGTCCATTATATTAAAGCGATGCTGAGCGGCGATTTTGGGGTTTCCTATGTTATTCAGAAAAATATGCCGATTTCCGCGATGCTGGAGGCGCGTCTGCCCGTATCCATACAAATTGGGTTTCAGGCCGTTCTGCTTGGAACGGTGATTGGATTACTGCTCGGCATTGCAGCTGCCCTTAAGCACAATAGCTTGGCAGATAGCTTGACGACGTTTATATCAGTGATTGGTGTCAGCTTTCCCTCTTATGTATTTGCCCTCGCTCTGTCGTATTTTCTGGGGTGGAAGCTAAAGTGGTTTCCGCTCTTATATAGCTCTGCCGCACCATTTGTGTCGACCGTGCTGCCAACGATCGCCCTTTCAATGTTTACGATTGCGACCGTTGCGCGGTTTACCCGCTCTGAAATGATTGAAGTGCTTAGCTCGGAGTATATACGGCTTTCGGAGAGCAAGGGAGTAGGGAGCGCGAGGCTGATTATCGTTCATGCGCTGCGAAATGCGCTCATTCCCATTATTACGGTGCTCGCGCCGCTCGTTGTCGCTTTAATGACCGGCAGTCTCGTTATTGAACAGATTTTCGCTATTCCCGGCATCGGCAGCTTGCTTGTGACAGCGATTCAAATCAATGACTATAACGTCATCATCGCCGTATCCTTCCTTTACAGCATGATGTTTATTGCGATTATGCTGGCCGTAGATATTTTATATGGCGTCATAGACCCGCGCATTCGTTTGGCGAAGGGGGAGAAGCATGGGTAA